A region from the Triticum urartu cultivar G1812 chromosome 1, Tu2.1, whole genome shotgun sequence genome encodes:
- the LOC125548164 gene encoding glucan endo-1,3-beta-glucosidase 11-like, which translates to MPLLLLLLVLLLPAAPEATPSALLGINYGRVGNNLPPTTSALQLLAGLGVGRVRLYDADPATLRSFANTGVELVVGVPDECLAAVSTPSGASSWVHSVIQPALPATKIAVLTVGNEVLTGANSSALSPSLLPAMQCIHDALAQLGLDRQVAVTTAHNLGVLATSYPPSSAYFRKDLLPVLCPILDFHARTGSPFLVNAYPYFAYAEDPAGVELEYALLEPGHGGVPDPSSGLRYPNMLVAQVDAVYHAIAAANRAAARAVEVRVSETGWPSAGDGNETGATPRNAARYNGNVMRLVGEGKGTPLRPDGPLRVYMFALFNENMKPGPSSERNYGLFKPDGTPVYELAYRLPKDNATTSSGAGGAGSITGGGPQSNGYYSISASSAKANMGWWTWTQATMAACEAVLLMMIAF; encoded by the exons ATGCCGCTCCTGCTCCTCCTGCTCGTGCTCCTTCTGCCGGCCGCTCCCGAGGCGACACCGTCGGCGCTGCTGGGCATCAACTACGGCCGGGTGGGGAACAACCTCCCGCCGACGACTTCGGCCCTACAGCTCCTCGCCGGCCTGGGCGTCGGCCGCGTCCGCCTCTACGACGCCGACCCGGCCACCCTCCGCTCCTTCGCCAACACGGGCGTGGAGCTCGTCGTCGGTGTCCCCGACGAGTgcctcgccgccgtctccacCCCCTCCGGCGCCTCCTCCTGGGTCCACTCCGTCATCCAGCCGGCGCTCCCAGCCACCAAGATCGCCGTCCTCACCGTCGGCAACGAGGTGCTCACGGGCGCCAACAGCTCCGCGCTCTCTCCGTCACTGCTCCCGGCCATGCAGTGCATCCACGACGCGCTCGCGCAGCTCGGCCTCGACAGGCAGGTCGCGGTCACCACCGCGCACAACCTCGGCGTGCTCGCCACCTCCTACCCGCCCTCGTCGGCCTACTTCCGCAAGGACCTCCTCCCGGTCCTCTGCCCGATCCTCGACTTCCACGCCCGCACCGGCTCGCCGTTCCTCGTCAACGCCTACCCCTACTTCGCCTACGCCGAGGACCCCGCCGGCGTGGAGCTCGAGTACGCGCTGCTCGAGCCCGGCCACGGCGGCGTCCCCGACCCGTCGTCCGGATTGCGATACCCCAACATGCTGGTGGCCCAGGTGGACGCCGTGTACCACGCGATCGCGGCGGCCAACCGCGCGGCGGCGCGCGCGGTGGAGGTGCGCGTGTCAGAGACCGGGTGGCCGTCGGCCGGCGACGGCAACGAGACCGGAGCGACGCCGCGGAACGCCGCGAGGTACAACGGCAACGTGATGCGGCTGGTGGGCGAGGGCAAGGGCACGCCGCTGCGGCCGGACGGGCCGCTGCGCGTCTACATGTTCGCGCTCTTCAACGAGAACATGAAGCCCGGCCCCTCGTCGGAGCGCAACTACGGCCTCTTCAAGCCCGACGGCACGCCGGTGTACGAGCTCGCCTACCGCCTGCCCAAGGACAACGCCACCACCTCATCTGGCGCCGGCGGCGCCGGAAGCATTACCGGCGGCGGGCCGCAGAGCAATGGCTACTACAGCATCTCGGCATCATCGGCAAAGGCAAACATG GGTTGGTGGACATGGACACAAGCAACCATGGCAGCATGTGAGGCTGTCCTGTTGATGATGATAGCATTCTGA